Part of the Prunus dulcis chromosome 8, ALMONDv2, whole genome shotgun sequence genome is shown below.
gaaaaagggatGAAGTTGCAAATAGCCACCCTCTTTTGAGTAGCAAAACTTATATTAGGATGCCAAAAGCCTGAAACTagtaaagaaaacaaaggtaTCGCAGAATTCACATGTTTGGGTCACAATTGTAAAATGTAGATGGAACATGAAAGTCCCCTAAGCTTACATCTTCAGGCACAGAGGAGAGATGATCCACATGCATTTCAGCCTCCAAAAAGGTTTCTGAGCAGAAAGAATCCATTCTCTTCATGCAGGACCATACCAAgagaaaataacaaagaaataGAAAGTCAGGAAATtgatcatttataaaaactgaaagaAGACAGttaagcacaaaaaaaaacaaaaaacaaaaacaaaaacaaaaacaaaaacgcaAACTTGGGCCAAGGTCTCCATACATTTGTGCGAGCCCGATCATCTTCAGAGATTATCTTCTCCTCGTCAGAGAGTGTCTTCTCCGGTTCAGAGATTGTCTTCTCCGGTTCAGAGATTGTCTTCTCCTCTTtctcctctttctcctttttctcctctttctcttctttctcctccaTATCACCTGATGGATTGTTGTTTGTGCTTTTTGCCTCACGATAACCCTGAACCATCTGCCTCATGAAAATAACAGATTTTGTGATCTTTTGTTCACGTTACACTAAGAATTAGGAGATGTCACAATCAAAGAAAAGTCAAATACTAGTTGATAAAATTAGTTCGTTTACCACTATTACCAAAGGCTAAGCTGTTAAATTGTGGGCCaacaattatttattattctaaCATTCCCTCACATGTGGGCCTCTGTCCAACAACACTAGAGCCCAACATGTTGAATTCAACCTAATATTGAGAGGTTGTAATTGAGGGATTCGAACTTAGGTTGGTGATTTAACAAAATCCCCAAAAGCTTAAGTTGTTAGGTTTGTGGTCAATAATTATTTCATGTTCTAACAATAGAAAATCACCTTCATTATTTCTGGATCGTTCCATGGGCCCTTATCTGATATCATACAGCCACCCTTATCAGCACAAGTACAAGTACCACCCAAAAACTCTGGCAGCTCGCTGCAGGTTCATTATAAGAAAGAGTGTTATCACAGGAAGCTTGATTAGCTTAGATTGAACTAGATATAGATTAACATACAGCAAGATGAAGAACAGGactgaagaaaatatatttttcctaAAAGGGCATACATACCTAGCCTCAATTATTTCAAGCAACTTGCTCTGGTATTGATTTCCAAGAACCTAATGCATAATCACCAGCACCTTTAGCACAGTACTAgatcaaattttcaaattagCACTAATTTATAGTGAACAAATGGCAGAAACTTACGTTAATTTTTGCAGTGGTCTTGGGATCAAGGAAAGATTTGACAGTGTTCCATAAGAGCCTAAATCCAGAACCAGCATTGATGATGAACATACGGTTCAGGGTCtacatcaaacaaaagatTCAATCAGCGCCACAGAATACAAAGACTACCTTTCATGCTACGGAACCAAGCCAAGAAGCTTGTTAAATGCGAACTTGAAATGACACAGCTTTTTACAGGATACCTCAGGATAATTGTCACCATCAACCTTCTGAAGACGCTGGATAAGTTCCCTTGCAGATTTATTTAAGCTTGTAAGCCCCTGCACACCGATTATACGAACACCTATTACCTctcttaaaaattaaaattaaaagtatggaaaaatttaaatgaaataaCATCATGTTTGACACCTGCAACCAGCAGATCTCCATCATTAACTCAATGAAAAGATCACTTTGTCGTCAGTATAATTGAGTATCTCCAATTGGCCTAAACTAAAAGAATGAGTTTTCACGTACCACTCCTTGTACATCCAGAATTGTGGTGCTCTGATCAATGTGCTTCTTTGCTGCAATGGAACAGGCAGGGAATTTACATATAAAGGTCCTCTCAAACTCCCGTATGTGGTACTTCACATAACGTTCCATTGACGTCACTTGCATCAGTTTGTTAGAATCAACTTGACCAAGTCTCTCCATGTAGACCGGTCGTCCATCCTTATCAACTCCATGATGCCCTTGTGGATAGTATTTCAAGACTTCATCAACTTCCTTGAACTCAAAGTCCTTAACAAGGAAATAACCAAAGGGGAAAGTTCAGACACATATTAGATAGTCAGGCTAAATTGTCTCCACTATATTCCCAGATTGATAGAAGCATTGAAGAATACCTCCATAATAGTGTCAGCACCAAATTCCTGCCTCCACTGTAG
Proteins encoded:
- the LOC117636503 gene encoding phosphatidylinositol/phosphatidylcholine transfer protein SFH12-like isoform X2, encoding MSGSEVDRNLKPDENSEDERKTKLGSFKKAANMITNSFNKGRRNSKVMSFPMEDDIDAEELKAAQELRQALISEELLPSKHDDTHMLLRFLRARKFDLEKTKQMWSDMLQWRQEFGADTIMEDFEFKEVDEVLKYYPQGHHGVDKDGRPVYMERLGQVDSNKLMQVTSMERYVKYHIREFERTFICKFPACSIAAKKHIDQSTTILDVQGVGLTSLNKSARELIQRLQKVDGDNYPETLNRMFIINAGSGFRLLWNTVKSFLDPKTTAKINVLGNQYQSKLLEIIEASELPEFLGGTCTCADKGGCMISDKGPWNDPEIMKMVQGYREAKSTNNNPSGDMEEKEEKEEKKEKEEKEEKTISEPEKTISEPEKTLSDEEKIISEDDRARTNRMDSFCSETFLEAEMHVDHLSSVPEDLLTPRICNSPYFEAMVDKGTEKEAEKLNAALNRLSALEQELSSTKQVETQKEEKLKAALDRVNALEQELSEAKKALEEARHKQEELLASVDKEKKFSLFCW
- the LOC117636503 gene encoding phosphatidylinositol/phosphatidylcholine transfer protein SFH12-like isoform X1 produces the protein MFWGHGFRFLVSAQYIFDRRRSKIVSLNQISTQLDENSEDERKTKLGSFKKAANMITNSFNKGRRNSKVMSFPMEDDIDAEELKAAQELRQALISEELLPSKHDDTHMLLRFLRARKFDLEKTKQMWSDMLQWRQEFGADTIMEDFEFKEVDEVLKYYPQGHHGVDKDGRPVYMERLGQVDSNKLMQVTSMERYVKYHIREFERTFICKFPACSIAAKKHIDQSTTILDVQGVGLTSLNKSARELIQRLQKVDGDNYPETLNRMFIINAGSGFRLLWNTVKSFLDPKTTAKINVLGNQYQSKLLEIIEASELPEFLGGTCTCADKGGCMISDKGPWNDPEIMKMVQGYREAKSTNNNPSGDMEEKEEKEEKKEKEEKEEKTISEPEKTISEPEKTLSDEEKIISEDDRARTNRMDSFCSETFLEAEMHVDHLSSVPEDLLTPRICNSPYFEAMVDKGTEKEAEKLNAALNRLSALEQELSSTKQVETQKEEKLKAALDRVNALEQELSEAKKALEEARHKQEELLASVDKEKKFSLFCW